One Danio aesculapii chromosome 22, fDanAes4.1, whole genome shotgun sequence genomic window carries:
- the strip1 gene encoding striatin-interacting protein 1 homolog isoform X1 — protein sequence MDGVGLCANNKQKQNQMLPNKMRGEFTRNQRKDSEGLSEAPDLEFEYSDADKWTSELSELYSYTEGPEFLLNRKCFEEDFHTHLPDQKWTELDSVQRRAHAMRLLDGLEVIGRERRLKVARAILYMAQGTFGECSSELEVQHWMRYNVFLLLDVGAFTALVELLNMEIDNSAACSSAVRKPAISLADSTDLRVLLNIMYLMVETIQREEPTDSPEWRTIRETFKSELGSPLYNHEPVSVMLFGMVTKFCSGHAPHFPMKKVLLLLWKTILFTLGGFEQLQSCKISRRAALGLPPLPEDSIRVVRSMRAASPPASASDLIEQQQRRARREHKALIKQDNLDTFNEKDPYKADDSHEDEEENDDNDNSLEAEPFPLERDEVMPPPIPHPPTERVCFPKGLPWAPKVREKDIESFLESSRSKFIGYTLGNDTDTVVGLPRPIHESIKTLKQHKYVSIAEVQIAKEEEFQKTPLSGGEEELELCATELLYQGILPSLPQYMIALLKILLAAAPTSKAKTDSINILADVLPEEMPTTVLQSMKLGVDVNRHKEIIVKAISAILLLLLKHFKLNHVYQFEYMAQHLVFANCIPLILKFFNQNIMSYITAKNSISALDFPHCVIHELPELTAESLEAGDNNQFCWRNLFSCINLLRILNKLTKWKHSRTMMLVVFKSAPILKRALKVKQAMMQLYVLKLLKVQTKYLGRQWRKSNMKTMSAIYQKVRHRLNDDWAYGNADLDARPWDFQAEECALRANIERFNSRRYDKNQSNPEFLPVDNCLQSVLGQRIDLPEDFQMNYDLWLEREVFSKPISWEELLQ from the exons ATGGACGGTGTCGGTTTATGTGCtaacaacaaacagaaacaaaatcaAATGCTGCCGAATAAAATGCGAGGCGAATTTACCAGAAACCAGAGGAAAGACTCCGAG gGTTTATCCGAGGCTCCTGATCTGGAGTTTGAATATTCAGATGCTGATAAATGGACATCTGAATTATCAG AGTTATACAGTTACACAGAGGGACCAGAGTTTTTACTCAACAGAAAATGCTTCGAAGAAGACTTCCACACTCATT TGCCCGATCAGAAGTGGACCGAGCTGGATTCGGTTCAGCGCAGAGCTCATGCCATGCGTCTGCTGGACGGACTGGAAGTGATCGGGAGAGAACGCCGCTTAAAAGTAGCCCGAGCCATCCTGTACATGGCTCAAG GAACATTCGGCGAGTGTTCTTCAGAACTGGAGGTTCAGCATTGGATGAGGTATAACGTCTTCCTGTTGCTGGACGTGGGAGCATTTACTGCGCTGGTGGAGCTCCTCAACATGGAGATCGA TAACAGTGCAGCGTGCAGCAGTGCCGTCAGGAAACCTGCCATTTCATTGGCTGACAGCACCGACCTCAG GGTGTTGCTAAACATCATGTATTTGATGGTGGAAACCATCCAGCGTGAAGAACCCACAGACAGCCCAGAGTGGAGGACCATCAGAGAAACGTTCAAGTCTGAACTTG GTTCTCCTCTCTATAACCATGAGCCGGTCTCTGTTATGCTGTTCGGGATGGTGACCAAGTTCTGCAGTGGCCACGCACCTCATTTCCCCATGAAGAAGGTCTTACTGCTGCTCTGGAAGACCATCCTG TTCACTCTGGGAGGGTTCGAGCAGTTGCAGTCCTGTAAGATCTCTAGACGGGCAGCTCTGGGTCTCCCTCCTCTGCCGGAGGACAGCATTCGGGTGGTGCGGAGCATGAGGGCCGCGTCTCCACCCGCGTCTGCCTCTGACCTCATCGAACAACAACAGAGACGTGCCAGGAGAGAACACAAG gctCTCATAAAGCAAGACAATCTGGACACATTTAATGAGAAGGATCCATATAAGGCGGATGATTCTCATGAAGACGAGGAGGAAAACGATGATAATGACAACTCTCTGGAGGCGGAGCCTTTCCCTCTGGAGCGTGATGAGGTCATGCCTCCGCCCATCCCTCATCCGCCTACAGAGAGAGTGTGTTTCCCTAAAGGCCTGCCCTGGGCTCCTAAAGTCAG GGAGAAAGACATCGAGAGCTTCCTGGAGTCCAGCAGGAGTAAATTCATCGGTTACACGCTGGGGAA TGATACAGATACTGTGGTCGGTTTACCCAGGCCCATACACGAAAGCATCAAGACTCTCAAACAG cacaAGTACGTGTCCATCGCTGAGGTCCAGATTGCTAAAGAAGAGGAGTTTCAGAAGACGCCTCTGTCTGGC GgtgaggaggagctggagctgtGCGCCACAGAGCTTCTCTATCAGGGCATTTTACCCAGTTTACCACAGTACATG ATCGCTCTCCTCAAGATCTTGTTAGCTGCAGCTCCTACATCCAAAGCCAAGACTGACTCCATCAACATCCTGGCTGATGTTCTGCCTGAGGAAATGCC CACTACGGTTCTTCAGAGTATGAAGTTGGGTGTAGATGTGAATCGCCATAAAGAAATCATCGTCAAAGCCATTTCAGCcattctgctgctgctgctgaaacACTTCAAACTCAACCACGTCTATCag TTTGAGTACATGGCACAGCATCTGGTGTTTGCCAACTGTATCCCACTGATCCTGAAGTTCTTCAACCAGAACATCATGTCCTACATCACTGCTAAAAACAG TATCTCAGCTCTGGATTTCCCTCATTGTGTCATTCATGAGCTTCCAGAACTCACAGCGGAGAGTCTG GAAGCTGGTGATAATAATCAGTTCTGCTGGAGGAATTTGTTCTCCTGTATTAATCTCTTGCGCATCCTGAACAAACTCACCAAATGGAAGCACTCCAGGACCATG ATGTTGGTGGTGTTCAAATCGGCTCCCATCCTGAAGAGGGCGCTGAAGGTCAAGCAGGCCATGATGCAGCTCTATGTGCTCAAGCTGCTCAAAGTGCAGACCAAGTATCTGGGCCGCCAGTGGAGGAAGAGCAACATGAAAACCATGTCAGCCATTTACCAGAAAGTGCGTCACCGACTCAATGATGACTGGGCTTATGGAAACG CAGATCTGGATGCTCGGCCATGGGATTTCCAGGCAGAAGAATGTGCCCTGCGAGCAAACATTGAGCGCTTCAACAGCCGCCGCTACGACAAGAACCAGAGCAACCCAGAGTTCCTCCCGGTGGACAATTGTCTGCAGAGTGTTCTGGGACAGAGGATTGATCTTCCTGAAGACTTCCAGATGAACTATGACCTCTGGCTGGAGCGCGAGGTCTTTTCCAAACCCATTTCCTGGGAGGAGCTTCTTCAGTGA
- the strip1 gene encoding striatin-interacting protein 1 homolog isoform X2, which produces MDGVGLCANNKQKQNQMLPNKMRGEFTRNQRKDSEGLSEAPDLEFEYSDADKWTSELSELYSYTEGPEFLLNRKCFEEDFHTHLPDQKWTELDSVQRRAHAMRLLDGLEVIGRERRLKVARAILYMAQGTFGECSSELEVQHWMRYNVFLLLDVGAFTALVELLNMEIDNSAACSSAVRKPAISLADSTDLRVLLNIMYLMVETIQREEPTDSPEWRTIRETFKSELGSPLYNHEPVSVMLFGMVTKFCSGHAPHFPMKKVLLLLWKTILFTLGGFEQLQSCKISRRAALGLPPLPEDSIRVVRSMRAASPPASASDLIEQQQRRARREHKALIKQDNLDTFNEKDPYKADDSHEDEEENDDNDNSLEAEPFPLERDEVMPPPIPHPPTERVCFPKGLPWAPKVREKDIESFLESSRSKFIGYTLGNDTDTVVGLPRPIHESIKTLKQHKYVSIAEVQIAKEEEFQKTPLSGGEEELELCATELLYQGILPSLPQYMIALLKILLAAAPTSKAKTDSINILADVLPEEMPTTVLQSMKLGVDVNRHKEIIVKAISAILLLLLKHFKLNHVYQFEYMAQHLVFANCIPLILKFFNQNIMSYITAKNSISALDFPHCVIHELPELTAESLEAGDNNQFCWRNLFSCINLLRILNKLTKWKHSRTMMLVVFKSAPILKRALKVKQAMMQLYVLKLLKVQTKYLGRQWRKSNMKTMSAIYQKVRHRLNDDWAYGNDLDARPWDFQAEECALRANIERFNSRRYDKNQSNPEFLPVDNCLQSVLGQRIDLPEDFQMNYDLWLEREVFSKPISWEELLQ; this is translated from the exons ATGGACGGTGTCGGTTTATGTGCtaacaacaaacagaaacaaaatcaAATGCTGCCGAATAAAATGCGAGGCGAATTTACCAGAAACCAGAGGAAAGACTCCGAG gGTTTATCCGAGGCTCCTGATCTGGAGTTTGAATATTCAGATGCTGATAAATGGACATCTGAATTATCAG AGTTATACAGTTACACAGAGGGACCAGAGTTTTTACTCAACAGAAAATGCTTCGAAGAAGACTTCCACACTCATT TGCCCGATCAGAAGTGGACCGAGCTGGATTCGGTTCAGCGCAGAGCTCATGCCATGCGTCTGCTGGACGGACTGGAAGTGATCGGGAGAGAACGCCGCTTAAAAGTAGCCCGAGCCATCCTGTACATGGCTCAAG GAACATTCGGCGAGTGTTCTTCAGAACTGGAGGTTCAGCATTGGATGAGGTATAACGTCTTCCTGTTGCTGGACGTGGGAGCATTTACTGCGCTGGTGGAGCTCCTCAACATGGAGATCGA TAACAGTGCAGCGTGCAGCAGTGCCGTCAGGAAACCTGCCATTTCATTGGCTGACAGCACCGACCTCAG GGTGTTGCTAAACATCATGTATTTGATGGTGGAAACCATCCAGCGTGAAGAACCCACAGACAGCCCAGAGTGGAGGACCATCAGAGAAACGTTCAAGTCTGAACTTG GTTCTCCTCTCTATAACCATGAGCCGGTCTCTGTTATGCTGTTCGGGATGGTGACCAAGTTCTGCAGTGGCCACGCACCTCATTTCCCCATGAAGAAGGTCTTACTGCTGCTCTGGAAGACCATCCTG TTCACTCTGGGAGGGTTCGAGCAGTTGCAGTCCTGTAAGATCTCTAGACGGGCAGCTCTGGGTCTCCCTCCTCTGCCGGAGGACAGCATTCGGGTGGTGCGGAGCATGAGGGCCGCGTCTCCACCCGCGTCTGCCTCTGACCTCATCGAACAACAACAGAGACGTGCCAGGAGAGAACACAAG gctCTCATAAAGCAAGACAATCTGGACACATTTAATGAGAAGGATCCATATAAGGCGGATGATTCTCATGAAGACGAGGAGGAAAACGATGATAATGACAACTCTCTGGAGGCGGAGCCTTTCCCTCTGGAGCGTGATGAGGTCATGCCTCCGCCCATCCCTCATCCGCCTACAGAGAGAGTGTGTTTCCCTAAAGGCCTGCCCTGGGCTCCTAAAGTCAG GGAGAAAGACATCGAGAGCTTCCTGGAGTCCAGCAGGAGTAAATTCATCGGTTACACGCTGGGGAA TGATACAGATACTGTGGTCGGTTTACCCAGGCCCATACACGAAAGCATCAAGACTCTCAAACAG cacaAGTACGTGTCCATCGCTGAGGTCCAGATTGCTAAAGAAGAGGAGTTTCAGAAGACGCCTCTGTCTGGC GgtgaggaggagctggagctgtGCGCCACAGAGCTTCTCTATCAGGGCATTTTACCCAGTTTACCACAGTACATG ATCGCTCTCCTCAAGATCTTGTTAGCTGCAGCTCCTACATCCAAAGCCAAGACTGACTCCATCAACATCCTGGCTGATGTTCTGCCTGAGGAAATGCC CACTACGGTTCTTCAGAGTATGAAGTTGGGTGTAGATGTGAATCGCCATAAAGAAATCATCGTCAAAGCCATTTCAGCcattctgctgctgctgctgaaacACTTCAAACTCAACCACGTCTATCag TTTGAGTACATGGCACAGCATCTGGTGTTTGCCAACTGTATCCCACTGATCCTGAAGTTCTTCAACCAGAACATCATGTCCTACATCACTGCTAAAAACAG TATCTCAGCTCTGGATTTCCCTCATTGTGTCATTCATGAGCTTCCAGAACTCACAGCGGAGAGTCTG GAAGCTGGTGATAATAATCAGTTCTGCTGGAGGAATTTGTTCTCCTGTATTAATCTCTTGCGCATCCTGAACAAACTCACCAAATGGAAGCACTCCAGGACCATG ATGTTGGTGGTGTTCAAATCGGCTCCCATCCTGAAGAGGGCGCTGAAGGTCAAGCAGGCCATGATGCAGCTCTATGTGCTCAAGCTGCTCAAAGTGCAGACCAAGTATCTGGGCCGCCAGTGGAGGAAGAGCAACATGAAAACCATGTCAGCCATTTACCAGAAAGTGCGTCACCGACTCAATGATGACTGGGCTTATGGAAACG ATCTGGATGCTCGGCCATGGGATTTCCAGGCAGAAGAATGTGCCCTGCGAGCAAACATTGAGCGCTTCAACAGCCGCCGCTACGACAAGAACCAGAGCAACCCAGAGTTCCTCCCGGTGGACAATTGTCTGCAGAGTGTTCTGGGACAGAGGATTGATCTTCCTGAAGACTTCCAGATGAACTATGACCTCTGGCTGGAGCGCGAGGTCTTTTCCAAACCCATTTCCTGGGAGGAGCTTCTTCAGTGA